Proteins encoded by one window of Streptacidiphilus sp. PB12-B1b:
- a CDS encoding helix-turn-helix domain-containing protein — MASLNVGSLGEYIREQRRHAQYSLRQLAEAAGVSNPYLSQIERGLRRPSAEILQQIAKALRISAETLYVQAGILEEREEAGLGLRAAIFADPLINERQKQVLLAVYDSFLKENEKEHGTSDSTTRVDPDS, encoded by the coding sequence ATGGCCTCACTGAACGTCGGCTCGCTCGGGGAGTACATCCGCGAGCAGCGGCGGCACGCGCAGTACTCGCTGCGGCAGCTCGCGGAGGCGGCTGGGGTGTCCAACCCGTACCTCAGCCAGATCGAGCGCGGGCTGCGCAGGCCGAGCGCGGAGATTCTGCAGCAGATCGCCAAGGCGCTGCGGATCTCGGCGGAGACGCTGTACGTGCAGGCGGGGATCCTCGAGGAGCGCGAAGAGGCCGGCCTGGGGCTCCGGGCGGCGATCTTTGCGGACCCGTTGATCAACGAGCGGCAGAAGCAGGTGCTGCTCGCCGTCTACGACTCCTTCCTCAAGGAGAACGAGAAGGAGCACGGGACCAGTGACAGCACGACCCGGGTCGATCCCGACTCTTGA
- a CDS encoding PP2C family protein-serine/threonine phosphatase, with protein MPAIESAHEQQSSAPTGTPIPRPRLAPVPAAPASPAALAPAVASAPAAAPALSATTAAAAVTAMSALASISPAVALSVLVVDDDPGDAETVRNLLAEVASDVQVRCARTLDEAEAMLTADTACVLLDLELPEAGGLDGLRRLLRRAPRTAVLAVTGTADVYLGAAAVAAGAQDFLVKQEMDGRLLTRAVRYAVERKRADESQRRLVEAELRGQENARLQRHLLPTPLLDGSGLTFHARYRPGRRRALLGGDFYDAVRTSDGSVHVVIGDVCGHGPDEAALGVALRIAWRTLVFAGLTGEALLGTLQRVLEHERRSEEIFATLCMLAIDPDAEYAELHLAGHPAPLLLREFRPPELLPYDNGGPALGLLPLDAPAEAEQWPPTKVRLGDEWSLMLYTDGLIEGRIGAGTRRLGQEGLIGMVADHQQSGLRDELLIDTAMSEVEDLNGGALADDVAVLLLSRPPTAPAV; from the coding sequence AGTCGAGCGCGCCCACCGGCACGCCCATACCGCGCCCGCGCCTCGCCCCCGTCCCGGCGGCCCCGGCCTCCCCGGCGGCCCTGGCGCCTGCGGTTGCTTCGGCGCCTGCGGCTGCTCCGGCGCTGTCGGCGACGACCGCTGCCGCGGCGGTCACCGCCATGTCCGCCCTGGCCTCGATCTCTCCGGCGGTCGCGCTGTCCGTGCTGGTCGTCGACGACGATCCGGGCGACGCCGAGACCGTGCGCAACCTGCTCGCCGAGGTCGCCTCCGACGTCCAGGTCCGCTGCGCGCGCACCCTGGACGAGGCCGAGGCGATGCTCACCGCGGACACCGCCTGCGTCCTGCTGGACCTCGAACTGCCCGAAGCCGGCGGCCTCGACGGCCTGCGCCGGCTGCTGCGCCGGGCCCCGCGCACCGCCGTCCTGGCCGTCACCGGCACCGCCGACGTCTACCTGGGCGCCGCCGCGGTCGCCGCGGGCGCCCAGGACTTCCTGGTCAAGCAGGAGATGGACGGGCGGCTGCTCACCCGGGCCGTCCGCTACGCCGTCGAGCGCAAGCGCGCCGACGAGTCCCAGCGCCGCCTGGTCGAGGCCGAGCTGCGCGGCCAGGAGAACGCCCGGTTGCAGCGGCACCTGCTGCCGACCCCGCTGCTGGACGGCTCCGGCCTGACCTTCCACGCCCGCTACCGGCCCGGACGCCGCCGCGCGCTGCTCGGCGGCGACTTCTACGACGCCGTCCGCACCTCCGACGGCAGCGTCCACGTCGTCATCGGCGACGTCTGCGGCCACGGCCCGGACGAGGCCGCCCTCGGCGTCGCCCTGCGGATCGCCTGGCGCACCCTGGTCTTCGCCGGCCTCACCGGCGAGGCCCTGCTCGGCACCCTGCAACGGGTACTGGAGCACGAGCGCCGCAGCGAGGAGATCTTCGCCACGCTGTGCATGCTCGCCATCGACCCCGACGCCGAGTACGCCGAACTGCACCTCGCCGGGCACCCCGCGCCGCTGCTGCTGCGCGAGTTCCGCCCGCCGGAGCTGCTGCCGTACGACAACGGCGGCCCGGCCCTCGGGCTGCTGCCGCTGGACGCCCCGGCCGAGGCCGAGCAGTGGCCGCCGACCAAGGTCCGCCTCGGCGACGAGTGGAGCCTGATGCTCTACACCGACGGCCTGATCGAGGGCCGGATAGGCGCGGGCACGCGGCGCCTCGGGCAGGAGGGGCTGATCGGCATGGTCGCCGACCACCAGCAGAGCGGGCTGCGCGACGAACTGCTGATCGACACGGCCATGTCCGAGGTCGAGGACCTCAACGGCGGCGCGCTCGCCGACGATGTCGCGGTGCTGCTGCTGAGCCGCCCGCCGACCGCCCCCGCGGTCTGA
- a CDS encoding TetR/AcrR family transcriptional regulator: MHPEKVQSPQRRRGTALEEALLAAAWAVLRENGYAGFTLEAVATHAGTSRPVLARRWASRNDLLHATITHAGVARTSPVPDTGSLRGDLIALLHEVNDSRLDFATVLGVQLGGYYQETGETLSDLREVLLRGQEPVLEQILAAAVERGEADPDRLTPRIRSLPMDLLRHHALMTFQAMPDDGIEDIVDTIFLPLVSPARSERTTVQPGS; the protein is encoded by the coding sequence GTGCATCCTGAAAAAGTTCAGTCACCCCAGCGCCGTCGCGGCACCGCGCTCGAGGAGGCGCTGCTCGCCGCGGCGTGGGCGGTGCTGCGCGAGAACGGCTACGCCGGATTCACCCTGGAGGCGGTGGCCACCCATGCCGGCACCAGTCGCCCGGTGCTCGCCCGCCGGTGGGCCAGCCGGAACGACCTGCTGCACGCCACCATCACCCACGCCGGAGTGGCCCGGACGTCCCCGGTGCCGGACACCGGAAGCCTGCGCGGCGACCTGATCGCCCTGCTGCACGAGGTCAACGACTCCCGCCTCGACTTCGCCACCGTGCTGGGCGTGCAGCTCGGCGGCTACTACCAGGAGACCGGCGAGACCCTCTCCGACCTGCGCGAGGTCCTGCTCAGGGGACAGGAGCCGGTGCTCGAGCAGATCCTCGCGGCAGCCGTCGAACGCGGCGAGGCCGACCCGGACCGGCTGACCCCGCGCATCCGGTCGCTGCCGATGGACCTGCTGCGCCACCACGCCCTGATGACCTTCCAGGCCATGCCGGACGACGGCATCGAGGACATCGTGGACACGATATTCCTGCCCCTGGTCAGCCCTGCACGGTCCGAGCGCACCACCGTCCAGCCCGGCTCCTAG
- a CDS encoding DUF2516 family protein — MIPHYAVSGVLVDGFNNVLAYLTIVVLLFELVAFVDALIRRKDAFPAVDKQTKAFWLIILGLAVAVSIIPIGGFLSTMLVLAGLVAAIVYMVDVRPRVRAITPPRKGRNGKNDHMGPYGPW, encoded by the coding sequence ATGATCCCGCACTATGCCGTGAGTGGCGTCCTGGTCGACGGCTTCAACAACGTCCTCGCCTACCTCACGATTGTCGTGCTGCTGTTCGAGCTGGTCGCCTTCGTGGACGCGCTGATCCGGCGCAAGGACGCGTTCCCGGCCGTCGACAAGCAGACCAAGGCGTTCTGGCTGATCATCCTGGGCCTGGCCGTGGCCGTGTCGATCATCCCGATCGGCGGCTTCCTGAGCACCATGCTGGTGCTGGCCGGGCTGGTCGCGGCGATCGTCTACATGGTCGACGTTCGCCCGCGGGTGCGGGCCATCACGCCGCCGCGCAAGGGCCGGAACGGCAAGAACGACCACATGGGGCCGTACGGGCCCTGGTAG